The following is a genomic window from Sporocytophaga myxococcoides DSM 11118.
TAAATCCTACGTAATCAATTCCTTCTGTCTTCAAACCATTTATTGTAGGTATAATTACCTTCTTCTCCACCTTATCCATAAAGGTCTTATTGGCAAATGGAACCGGAGAGACAGCTCCCATTCCTCCTGTATTTAACCCTTTATCTTTTTCACCGATTCTCTTGTAATCTTTAGCTTCAGGAAGAATTTTGTATGTAGATCCGTCAGAAATAGTAAATACTGATAACTCAATGCCGTCAAGATATTGTTCTATCACTACTTTCGCACTTGCTTCACCGAATTTCTTATCCTCCAGCATCTCTCTTAATGCTGTTTTTGCTTCATCTTTTGATTGGGCAATGATAACACCTTTTCCGGCAGCCAGGCCATCTGCTTTCAATACTATAGGCAGACTCTGAGTTTCAATATATTCAAGCCCTTGATTCAGCTCACTTGCGGTAAATGTTTTAGATGCAGCAGTGGGAATTCCATACTTCACCATAAAGTTTTTGGAGAAATCCTTACTACCTTCCAACATAGCACCATCTTTAGAAGGGCCTATTACAGGTATTTTTTTTAAAGAGTCTGTACTTTTGAAATAATCAACGATTCCCTCTACTAGAGGTACTTCAGGTCCAACAAGCACCAGGTCAATCTGATTTTCAACACTATATTTGCCTAGTTTTTCAAACTCCGTTACCTGAACAGGTACATTTGTTGCAATTCCCTCTGTTCCTCCATTTCCTGGAGCTACAAAAAGTTTTTTACAAAGCGGACTTTGTTTTATTTTCCAAGCGAAGGTATGTTCTCTTCCTCCCGACCCAACAATTAGAATATTCATTTAAATTTTAATGCGTAAAATTTTCTATATGTGTTACAAATTTAGTTTGCCAGTTCTGATAAGAACTTAATTCTCATCAGTCTAATTTCATCCTCTGAATAGTCTCCCCCCAGTTCTCTCATTGCAAGTGCAATGTTATCATTTTCAGCGCTCATGAAATAATCATAGATCTCATCTTGCTTATCACCATCCATAATCTGATCGATATAATAATCCAGGGTTAGTTTAGTACCTGAATAGCAAATATGTTCTATTTCCTCTGTCAGTTCTGCGAGGCTCAAACCTTTAGCTTCAGCTATTTCATCCAGGTCAATTTTCCTATCAATCTGCTGGATAATAAAAATTTTGATTTTGGATTTATTTACAGAAGATTTTACTACGACATCTGAAGCTGTCTCAATGTCATTCTCCTCAACATATTTCTTAATCAGTTCAATAAATGGCCTACCAAACTTTTGGACCTTTCCCATTCCCACACCATTGATATGACTAAGTTCATCATTAGTTGTAGGGAAAGTGGTAGCCATTTCTTCCAGAGATGGATCCTGAAAGATTACGTATGGAGGTAAACCTTTGTCTTTGGCTATTTTCTTTCTTAAGGCTTTTAAAGAATCAAAAAGTGCAGGATCATAAGATTTAGCAGTGGATGCCTGTTTTTCAATTTCCTCTTCCGAAGTTTCGCCTGAGAAATCGTGATCTTTGCTGAAAGATAATGGAACAGGTTTTTCCAGGTAAGCAAGACCTTTATCTGTAGTTTTAAGAATCCCGAAATTATCTATGTCTTTCTCGAGTAATTCTTGCAGTACAATTTGTCTGTATAGAGAGTTCCAGTACTCAATAGTCTGATCTTTTCCTTTACCAAAAACCTCCAACTCATTATGATTGTAGCTTTTGACATAATCATTTTCCATTCCGGCAAGAACAAGACTTAAATGACTGGCATCAAACCTTTCTTCCGTCTGCATCACTGCTTTAACAGCTAGCACGACTTCATCTTGAGCTTCAAATTTCTCCTTCGGTTTAATACAGTTATCGCAAAAACCGCAATCTTTTTCTACAGTTTCACCGAAGTAATGTAATAACTGCTTTCTTCTACAAACTGAAGATTCAGCATACGCCGCCATCTCTTGAAGCAGGTGCTTTGCATTATCACGCTCAGTTACAGATTTATCTTTGTTAAACTTCTCAAGTTTTAGTATATCCTCGAAGGTATAAAACATGATACAGTTTCCTTCAAGTCCATCCCTGCCTGCTCTCCCTGTTTCCTGATAATATCCTTCAAGGGACTTGGGCGCATCATAATGAATGACATATCGAACATCTGGTTTGTCGATTCCCATTCCAAATGCAATGGTAGCAACAATTACGTCTGCATCTTCATTCAGGAAGGCATCCTGATTGTTCATCCTTATACTTGCATCAAGCCCAGCATGGTATGGCAATGCCTTAATACCGTTAACTTTAAGTAGTTCAGCAATTTCTTCTACCTTCTTTCTGCTCAGACAATAGACAATACCAGACTTACCTTTATTGTCAAGCACGTACTTGATGAGTTGCTTTTTGGTGTTGTGCTTTTTGCGGACTTCATAGTAAAGATTTTTTCTATTAAATGAAGACTTAAATAAAGCTGCTTCCTCCATATGGAGGTTCTTCTGAATATCTATCTGAACTTTAGGAGTTGCAGTGGCTGTAAGCGCTATGATTGGTAAACCTGGCCCAAGCTGGTCTATAATACTCTTTATTTTCCTGTATTCCGGCCTAAAGTCATGGCCCCATTCGGAGATACAGTGTGCTTCATCTATAGCGACAAAGGATATATTTCCCTTTTTAAGAAAATCAATATTTTCTTCTTTAGTCAGAGACTCCGGAGCTACATAGAGTAGCTTTATGTCGCCACTAAGAGTTTCTTTTTTTACTTTGTTAATCTCGACTTTTGTCAGTGTTGAATTTAAAAATTGTGCATTGACTCCCAGTGCATTTAACTGGTCAACCTGATTTTTCATCAAAGCGATAAGAGGGGAGATAACAATGGCCGTACCTTTTGTCATGATGGCGGGCAACTGATAGCAAAGAGATTTACCGGCCCCAGTAGGCATTATAACGAATGTGTTTTTTCCGGCTAAAACATTGCTAATGATTTCCTCCTGATATCCTCTAAATTGATTGTAACCAAATACAGCCTTAAGCTGACCGATTACCTCAACTTCATTTTCGACTAACATTTTCTCATCTAACATCATTAAATCTTAAAACCTTTATATATTTGTCAGGTAAACAATTGAATGATTCCTTACCTTGAAATTAGTAAAAAATATTAGAAATACAGCAATAAATGTTTTATTGAATGAAGCTGATGCAATAAAAAAGCTTGTAGACTTCATCAATGAAGACTTTGAGAAAACTGTAGAAGCAATACTTCGCATCAAGGGTAGAGTTGTTGTAACAGGTATTGGAAAAAGTGCAATTATAGGAAGTAAGATTGTTGCAACGCTTAACTCTACAGGCACGCCAGCTGTGTTCATGCATGCTGCCGATGCCATCCATGGCGATCTTGGAATGATACAAAAGGATGACATAGTTATTTGTCTTTCCAAAAGCGGTAATACACCGGAAATCAAGGTACTTGTACCTCTCATCAAAAGAACTGGCTGTCAAATGATTGCGCTTGTAGGCAACACAGAATCATTTCTTGCTCAGGAAGCAGATTTTATTTTGAATGCTACTGTAGAAAAAGAAGCTTGCCCAAACAACCTTGCTCCAACGACAAGTACAACAGCTACACTAGCGATTGGTGATGCATTGGCAGTTTGCCTATTGGAAATGAAAAATTTCTCCAGCAGTGATTTTGCATTATATCATCCTGGAGGTTCTCTGGGGAAAAGATTATATTTAAGAGTGGGGGATATATTTCCTCACAACAGCAGACCGGCAGTAAAAGCGAATGCAGGAATAAAAGAAGTTATATTCGAAATTTCGTCGAAAAGGCTTGGAGCTACTGCTGTTCTCAATGAAAATGATGAACTTATCGGTATCGTTACTGATGGGGATATACGAAGAATGCTTGATAAATTTGGGACGATAGAAGGAATCAAAGCAATTGATATCATGAGCCCAAATCCTAAAACAATAGATAGCGAGGAGTATGCTGTAAATGCATTAAATATCATGCAGCAAAATAACATAACCCAACTAGTAGTTGTTAACGGGAAAAAAGTAGAAGGTTTTATACATCTTCACGATTTATTAAAAGAAGGGCTTGTTTAATCTTAATTAAGATCAATTTTTAAATTTAAACATAATGAATAAAGACTATTATGTGGTGATAATGGCCGGTGGGATCGGAAGCAGATTTTGGCCTTTCAGCAGAGAGAAATTCCCAAAACAGTTTCACGATGTATTAGGTACCGGAAAATCTCTTTTACAACAAACTGCAGAGAGATATTTTAATATTCTTCCAAAAGAGAATATACTGGTTGTGACAAACAAGATATATGCTGACCTCGTGAAGCAACAGTTGCCATTCATGAAAGATGATCAGATATTGAGCGAGCCTATAGCCAGAAATACTGCACCGTGTGTTGCATACGCATGTTATAAAATAAAACAAAGCAATCCTAATGCAACTATGGTAGTTGCACCTTCAGACCATGTTATTCTTAAAGAAAATGAGTTTGAATCTACCATAAAAATCGCAATGGATGCCGCTGCGAAAAGTGATAAACTTATCACTTTGGGTATTAAACCAAGCAGACCTGATACAGGATATGGATACATTCAATATCTTGAAGAAAATCCTGACAGAATAAAAAAAGTAAAAACCTTCACAGAAAAACCGCAGCTTGAATTAGCTCAGAAATTTCTGGAAAGCGGTGACTTTGTCTGGAATGCAGGAATTTTTATCTGGAATGTTAATGCCATTATAAAGAACTTCCAAAAGCATTTGCCTGAAATGGCTGAAATCTTTGAAGAAGGTAGCGGCAAATATTGGTCTAAAGATGAAGAAGGCTTTATTGGAACAGCTTATTCTCAATGCAAAAATGTCTCTATAGATATTGGGATCATGGAGAAAGCAGAAGAAGTATTCGTGATGCTAAGCGACTTCGGCTGGAGTGATCTTGGTACGTGGAAATCACTCTATGAACTTTCTAATAAAGACGAGAACAGCAATGTGATTGAAGGAAACACCATGTTATATGATGTTAAAAATTGCATTGTCAAAGTACCTAAAGAAAAATTAGTAGTAGTAGAAGGGCTTGAAGACTTTATCATTGCAGAGTTCAACGATGTATTGATGATCTGCAAGAAAGATCATGAGCAAAGAGTTAAAGATTTTGTTTCAGACACCAAGAATAAGAAAGACTCAAAATTCATCTAATATAAAAGCCCCGAACTTCGGGGCTTTCTTTTTTAATTAATTTATTTATCCTCTTTGACGAATAGCTTCATATAATATCATACCTGCTGCTACGGATA
Proteins encoded in this region:
- the purD gene encoding phosphoribosylamine--glycine ligase; the encoded protein is MNILIVGSGGREHTFAWKIKQSPLCKKLFVAPGNGGTEGIATNVPVQVTEFEKLGKYSVENQIDLVLVGPEVPLVEGIVDYFKSTDSLKKIPVIGPSKDGAMLEGSKDFSKNFMVKYGIPTAASKTFTASELNQGLEYIETQSLPIVLKADGLAAGKGVIIAQSKDEAKTALREMLEDKKFGEASAKVVIEQYLDGIELSVFTISDGSTYKILPEAKDYKRIGEKDKGLNTGGMGAVSPVPFANKTFMDKVEKKVIIPTINGLKTEGIDYVGFIFFGLMNVKGEPYVIEYNARMGDPETEVVIPRIKNDFLEVLVKVANKKLDEVNLEVSDQTATTVMLVAGGYPEDYEKGKVISGLENVGEVLAFHAGTALKDDKMVTNGGRVIALTGLGPDIQGALTKSNKAAENVIWEKRYYRRDIGLDLLALIEK
- the recQ gene encoding DNA helicase RecQ — its product is MLVENEVEVIGQLKAVFGYNQFRGYQEEIISNVLAGKNTFVIMPTGAGKSLCYQLPAIMTKGTAIVISPLIALMKNQVDQLNALGVNAQFLNSTLTKVEINKVKKETLSGDIKLLYVAPESLTKEENIDFLKKGNISFVAIDEAHCISEWGHDFRPEYRKIKSIIDQLGPGLPIIALTATATPKVQIDIQKNLHMEEAALFKSSFNRKNLYYEVRKKHNTKKQLIKYVLDNKGKSGIVYCLSRKKVEEIAELLKVNGIKALPYHAGLDASIRMNNQDAFLNEDADVIVATIAFGMGIDKPDVRYVIHYDAPKSLEGYYQETGRAGRDGLEGNCIMFYTFEDILKLEKFNKDKSVTERDNAKHLLQEMAAYAESSVCRRKQLLHYFGETVEKDCGFCDNCIKPKEKFEAQDEVVLAVKAVMQTEERFDASHLSLVLAGMENDYVKSYNHNELEVFGKGKDQTIEYWNSLYRQIVLQELLEKDIDNFGILKTTDKGLAYLEKPVPLSFSKDHDFSGETSEEEIEKQASTAKSYDPALFDSLKALRKKIAKDKGLPPYVIFQDPSLEEMATTFPTTNDELSHINGVGMGKVQKFGRPFIELIKKYVEENDIETASDVVVKSSVNKSKIKIFIIQQIDRKIDLDEIAEAKGLSLAELTEEIEHICYSGTKLTLDYYIDQIMDGDKQDEIYDYFMSAENDNIALAMRELGGDYSEDEIRLMRIKFLSELAN
- a CDS encoding KpsF/GutQ family sugar-phosphate isomerase yields the protein MKLVKNIRNTAINVLLNEADAIKKLVDFINEDFEKTVEAILRIKGRVVVTGIGKSAIIGSKIVATLNSTGTPAVFMHAADAIHGDLGMIQKDDIVICLSKSGNTPEIKVLVPLIKRTGCQMIALVGNTESFLAQEADFILNATVEKEACPNNLAPTTSTTATLAIGDALAVCLLEMKNFSSSDFALYHPGGSLGKRLYLRVGDIFPHNSRPAVKANAGIKEVIFEISSKRLGATAVLNENDELIGIVTDGDIRRMLDKFGTIEGIKAIDIMSPNPKTIDSEEYAVNALNIMQQNNITQLVVVNGKKVEGFIHLHDLLKEGLV
- a CDS encoding mannose-1-phosphate guanylyltransferase, which produces MNKDYYVVIMAGGIGSRFWPFSREKFPKQFHDVLGTGKSLLQQTAERYFNILPKENILVVTNKIYADLVKQQLPFMKDDQILSEPIARNTAPCVAYACYKIKQSNPNATMVVAPSDHVILKENEFESTIKIAMDAAAKSDKLITLGIKPSRPDTGYGYIQYLEENPDRIKKVKTFTEKPQLELAQKFLESGDFVWNAGIFIWNVNAIIKNFQKHLPEMAEIFEEGSGKYWSKDEEGFIGTAYSQCKNVSIDIGIMEKAEEVFVMLSDFGWSDLGTWKSLYELSNKDENSNVIEGNTMLYDVKNCIVKVPKEKLVVVEGLEDFIIAEFNDVLMICKKDHEQRVKDFVSDTKNKKDSKFI